CGTTACTTTTTAGCTCCCTTTCCTCTGATTATGGCAACCACCAAAAGTATCAAAGGCAATCCCACTTCGAATAGAAGCCCAAAGGGCGGCCAATTTTCACTTAGAAATTTGCTAAGTTCCGGCGTGTTTCTAAACAAAAAAGTGGCTGCAAGAATTTGGATAAGAGCCGCTGGATAAATTACGGGTTTATATGCTTTCAAAGACAGTACTTGGGCAGTTGTAAAGCAAACCAAATAGTACAGCACGTCCACTTTGATCACAATACCGGTTATCCATAGAAAAATAATCAGAGTCTCCATCCGCTGCAGAAAATTGCCGAATTCAATGAACTTCGCCAAGTACAAAAAAGGAAACACCAAATCTCCGGTTAGGTAGGGTCCAAGGACTGCAAGGGTGATCAGGGTGTCGGCGGAGAGAAAAAATGTCACCGCCAGGAGGGTCAAAACTCCTTTAAGCTTGATTTCTTGGGGCTTGTTGACCATGGGCAGCAGGATGGCCAACGCGACAATCTCGCCGTACCAGGATGCAGGTACCACCGAACCTATAATTATTGGCGAAACCCCGCCTTCCAGAAAAGGCTGCAATTTTTCCAATTCCATACTGGGCGCTGCTAATCCCAATATAACTATTAATGAAAATACAAATAGCGGCAGTACAAACTGGGCCATGCGGGCGATAACTTCGATCCCCTTGAATGCGGCATTGGCTCCGATCAGGACTATAATGGTACTGAAAAGTACTCCAGGTGTCGCCGGCATCAGGGTATTAGTCAGGAAATCAGAAAACTCCCGGATGACTAAGATGTTAACAACCAGAAAATAAATCACATAAGCCCCGCCCACCATCTTTCCCAAGGCTTTCCCCAAGAGGATTTCGGTATATTGGGGCAGGGTTTGCTGTGGGAACCTCTGCCCTAATTTACTTATGATCCACAGGCTTATATAACCTGCCAGTGAAGCAAACACGGATGCTATCCAGGCAGACTGCTTGGCCCGGTCGGCAGTAATTCCGGGCACAAACAGAACTGATGTAGCCATAATTAGTAAAAACAACAACATAGCAATCTGTGTGCCTGAAAGTTTTTCTGTGTCTATGATCCTTGTCCTCCCTGATCCGGTTTTTGCGGGCCTTGGTCAGGATCCTGCCTATCTAGGTTGCCGGCACTAAATAGCTGTGGCCGTTTCTGCATGGCCCACAAAGGCATTCGTACCATAGAATCCTTCAAATCCCTCAGACTTAGAGGTGCCAAAGGTAATAGGTAAGGAATTCCGAAAGAGCGCAGACCACAAAGATAAGTTAAGATCACCATCAGACCTAATATGATTCCCACTCCGCCAAGTATTCCTGCCAGGATAATCAATACAAACCGGAGAATCCTAATTGCCGTACCTGCGGCGTAATTGGGGATTGTGAAAGAGGCAATGGCGGTAATTGCTACAACAATTACCGATATAGGTGAGACAAGACCTGCAGTCACAGCTGATTGCCCGATGACTAAACCACCAACTGTACTAATTGCCTGACCAATGGTTTTTGGCAGCCTTACTCCAGCCTCGCGCAATAGTTCAAAGGCAAATTCTATGAAGAGAATTTCAAATACGATGGGCAAGGGTAAACCTTGCCGGGCTCCGGCAACGGTGTTGATTAGTGAAGTTGGCAGCAACTCCAGGTGGAAGGAAAAGGCTGCTACAGTCATTGCTGGAAGCAGCATGGCAATGTTCAGAGCAAAAAAACGCAGAAGTCTGGTCATTGTGCCAAACACTGTATTGTTATAATAGTCTTCGGCAGCCTGCAGCAGGGAGATAAAAGTAACAGGTACAATAAGAGGCATTGGCGAGTTGTCTACCAATATTATTATTCGTCCCTCCAATAAGGAAGCTGTTGCTTTGTCCGGGCGCTCAGTGTATTGCACGAGCGGGAACAGAGAAATTCGCTCATCCATAATCAATTCTTCGATATGATTCCCGCTGAGTATGCTATCAACATTTATCCTGCCGATCCGCTGTTTAACCTCTTGCACGATTTTGTCATTAGCGATCCCTTCTATGTAACAAACGGCAAGTTTAGTCTTCGTTAGTAGTCCTACATGGAATCTTTCCGTTTTCAGACGGCTGGTTTTTAATCGGCGCCGGATTAAACTCAGGTTGGTATCGATACTTTCTACGAACCCGTCCTTTGGTCCCCGCACTCCAGGTTCTGTATCTGGTTCGGAGACCGCCCTGCTTTCCCCTCCGCGGACCCCAGCTATTATTGCAGTGGTTGATCCATCAAGCACCAGGGCTGTGTTGCCCTCTAATACTTTTTTAACCAGTTCAATCAAATCGGAAGTTGTATTGGTTTCCGCTAAGTTGATTAAACGTTCATTAATAATCTTTAGTATATTGGACCGGGTTATATGAACAGACGAAGGTAAGGTAACAGTTTCCTGCATGACAGTTTTCAATAAGTGATCACTGATCATTTCATAATCAGTTAACCCAGCCACATATACCACAAAGGCTCGTATAGTATGTTCGGTATTAATGATAAACTCGCGGAAAAGAATATCGGCACAGAGGTCAAATACTTGACGCAAAGCTTGCAGGTTGTCTTCATAACTTGCAGACAAAGGTCTTTTTTCGGTAGGTTGTTGGTCGGTGGTTTTCCTGGGGCCTTTTTTAACCATTTTGTAATCAAATCCTGAAGTATAAGTTTTATTAGCTTTGATACTAATGCATAACGAACGGCCATTCTTTTTATACAACAAAGGGAGGCCGTTAAAGATTAGTATCTAAGACACTGTTATTTACTTGTTCAATCTTGAAGTAGAGCACATAAAACTACAAGCAATTTCACACGCCTAAAGAAACTTTTTTCCACATGTTTATCACCTTAATCGTATTGGGAGTTAATTTTCTATATCTACATGTAATATAATGCCAAGAATATATGTTATTCATTCCGGTAGCTTATGCTATTTTTTCCTATTTTAGTGAGCAAAAAAGCAAAGTAAACATTATTGGCACTAATCCCAACTTAAGGTTTATATAATTTGATACAATAAAGGAGAGGGGTGCTGCTCTCCTTTTGCTTCTTCTATACTATTTTAAATATCTCCATATTGATCTCTGTTTCATCAAGAATGTCCGAGTTCACTTGCAGCCTCAATATAAGCTTCATGGTAAAAGGTATCGAGCTGTCTTGGTGATGACGGTAAAGCTTGGTCCTTTAATTCACTATAAGCTTTTTCCAATTGAGAGTATTTAGCTTTAAGTTCTCCTAATTCACTAGCTAACGATTCTCTTGTAGCTTTATCCTTATGGCTCAAAAAGATCGCCTCCTTAATTATTAACTTTAAACCAGTATTTCCTGAATTAATGGATTTTATTGTAAATATTACGTGTAATGATCAAAAAATTAATAGCATTGAGTTAAAAATATCAAATTAGTGTCATAATAATCTGAATTATGCATGTTATGATTAACTATAAACTTCTCATGGTTTTCTTGAAGCATATCAGTTCATCTCAACGCTGAATGACATTGGAGGAGGATCTATGTTTCTAAAACCAAAATTAAAGATAATGTCTCGTGATAATTGTGAATTAGTGCATGAAAAAACTTTAAAAGTCTTAGCTGAAACTGGCATACGTTTTGAATCTGATCAGGCATTAGCTGTCCTAAAAAGACATGGAGTGAAAATAACCGGCAAGACGGCTTACTTTAACTCTGCAATGGTCGATAGAGCGATTGCCCAGATACCTAAAAAGTTCAAGTGGATTGGACGAAACCGCAGCCAAGATCTTATGGTTGGCGATGATTTAGTGGTATTGCCTAATGTAGGAAATATTTATGTGCAAGACCTTACATATGGACGGCGTGAAGGCAAAAAAAAAGACTTTCGAAATATTATTAAACTTCAGCAGGCGAGCCCATCGATGAATGTCAGTGGGGGGAGTCCGGTTAATATTTTAGATGTAGAACATGATGAAAAATTTGCCACAATGTTGTTTGAAGCCATTAAACACAGCGACAAACCTATTTTAAGTCTTTGCCAAGAAGGAATTCAGAATAATCAACGTTCTCTTCTCATGCTAAAAATATCCTTAGGGAAGAATCATCTTAGGGATCAAATATACACCGGTGTCATTGTTGACCCTCTTAGCCCTCTTGCTTATGACAAGGCTGCGACGGACACAATTATTGCCTATGCTGAAGACGGCCAGGCGATTTTATTAGTTACCTGCAGCATGGCTGGTGTAACGGGACCGATTACCTTGTCTGGGATGTTAATAGCCCAAAATGCTGAGATTTTAGCAGGTCTGATTTTAACCCAAATGGTTCATCCGGGCTGCCCGGTAGTATGTGGTGTTTCATCGTCAATAGCCAATTTAAAGCAAATAGCCTATCTTACGGCAGCACCGGATATGAATATTATGACTATGGCAGGAACCGACCTTTATGAAGATTTTTATCAATTGCCCACGCTCTTATTAGCTGGTCAAACAGACAGCAAAATGTTGGATTATCAAGCAGGTTTTGAGACTATGCAGACCCTTCTCTTACCTATTCTGGCAGGGGTCAAAATGATCCAAGAAGGCAATGGTACGCTGGACAGTTTTATGACGACATCTTTAGAGAAAATGATAATTGATGAAGAACTTATTGAAAGATCAAAACATATAGCCCGAGGACTTCCCCTTGACTCCTCAATGTTTTTGCTGGATGCTATTCACCAAGTTGGCAGCAGAGACTCATTTTTGAGTCATGAAAGTACCTTTGCTCATTTTAAAGAACTTTGGCGGCCAACAATTTCTGAAGACAGGCCTTATTCCTTTTGGGAAAGAGACGGAAAACTTGAGATTACTTATAAAGCACATAAAGTGTGGAAAGATCGTTTGTCCAATGCACCCCAATCCATGATTTCGGAAAGTTTGGAAAAAGAATTGCTGGCTGTTATAGAGAAGATATAACTTGTTTGTTAAAACAAAAGAGGATGCTCAAACCTGAGCATCTTCTTTTGTTTTGACAATCAAAACTGGGCAGGAGGCCTTCATTAATACTCGTTGACTAACACTACCCAGCAATGAACCCATAACAGGCCCATATCCACGGCTACCCATGACAACGAGATCGTAATTTTCATTTTCAATTTCATGGATAATTGCGGCAGCAGGATGGCCGGGCTTAAGTTTCTGCTCTATTGGAATACTTCCAACATCGACCTGAGCTAAGGTTGCTGTTAAGGATTCTTTTCCGTAAATGCTGATTTCCTCTTGAGGTACTGTGGTCCCGCTGGAAAGTTTATAGCCTAAAGCTTCAGGGGTAAACATAACGTGCATGAGGATTATACGAGATTTAAGCGGCTTTGCCAGGGTTAAAGCTGTTAGAAAAGCATGTTTGGCAGAGTCGGAGCCATCTGTTGGAACTAAAATAGTTTTAAACATGGTTTTTCTCTCCTTGAGTTTATGATATTGTTAATTGTCAATGTTTGCAAAATAATTCTAAAACCAATATTTCGGGTATTGTCTGTTTGGAGAAAGATTGTTAACGATAAGACCAATTACTACTAAAATAACGGCACCTAAAGCAATGGGATTAAAGACATAGAAGGGATGAGCTTTGCTTAGTACCGCAAACAGTGCGGTTGCCCCTCCCGGCGGATGCGTTGTCTTAGTTAGAATCATAATTACTAAAGCCAGAGCAGTTCCTAAGGCTGGGGACCACCAAGTCAGACCAAATAGCAGGAAAGTGGACACTCCTGCCACCGCTGAAAGGATGTGTCCCATAATCACGTTGCGGGGCTGGGATAAAGGAGCATCGGGAACACCGTAAACCAGAACAGCCGAAGCACCGAAAGAGGCAACAATCGGAACAGAGAATTCTTGAGCAAATAAGGCTATTGCAGTAATCCCTAAAAATGCTCCCAGCCAAGTTAGAATAACATCTAAAGGCGGCGGAGTGACAAGGGGGGTAGTCCTCTTGTGGCCTTTTAGTTTACTTAAGTATTTGTTTAACCAAGTCGGTACCTCCAGGAACATTGTTTTCCCTTTATGTAGGGAGATAAGGTCTCTTGATTCATTGGCTTGTTGCAACTCAATTCACTCCCCTTTATTTGTTGTCGTCATGAATAACCTGATTATAGTTGGATAATGGGAGTGATGTTGTGAATTGAGTCACACTTTTGCAATCTCAATAGAAATGATTTTTCTTCGACGAATTCCTTAATAAGGCAGGGAAAATGGAAGCTATGGATATTTACAAACATTATTTTAGCAAATACAAATTATTATTTATTACTGCAATCAGTTGTGTGTTTTTTGAAGCTATTTGTGATCTGTTACAGCCGACGATTATGGCACACATTATTGATGAGGGTGTAAAAAATAATCAGCTGGGAATTGTGTTGAAAATGGGTCTGCTCATGCTGATGATTACTGGTGTTGGAGCCTGCTTTGCGGCAACCCGGAGTGTTTTGGCGAGCAGGGTTTCCCAAAGTTTTGGTGCAGATTTACGTTATGATGTTTTCTCGAAAATTATTAATTTCTCCGAAGTCAGTACCGATAAAATTGAAAGTGGTTCGTTAATAACTCGCATGACCAATGACATTTCTCAGATGACCCAATTCACGAACGGCATGATGAGAATCTTTTTCAAAGCACCAATAACTTGTTTGGGCAGCATCATATTGGCAATGATGCTGAGTTTTCAATTGAGTTTAGTTTTATTTGCAACGGTAGCCATAGTAGCCGCCTTTATCATAGTCAGCATGAAATTAAGTTATATTCGATTCGCCAAAGTACAGCTTGCTATCGACAAAGTTAATACGGTCATACAGGAATATCTGATGGGAATAAGGCTGGTTAAAGCTTTTGGACGATATGACCATGAGGAAAGGAAGTTTGCTTACGAGAATTCGGATTTGTCCCATAAAACCGTGTCAACCCAAAAGGTGATTGCTTATTTTTCACCTCTAATGTCCCTGACCATCAGTATCGGAATTGCTTTGATATTGTATCTCGGAAGCTTTCTATTCGGTTGGGGAGACATTGAAGTAGGCAAAGTTGCAGCATTCATAAACTACATGGCGCAAATTTCAACTTCATTGATTATGATTACAAATGTATTTAATGTATTTGTTCGGACGAAAGCATCTTCGGAAAGAGTTAATGAAGTGCTTAACAGCGAAGAGGATTTTAAAGGGATTAAACAAACCATAAAAGATGGCAGCTGGGAGCTTGCCTTTGAAAATGTAACTTTTGCTTATCCAGAGGGAAGCGGTCTGCCAAGCATAAAAAATCTTTCCTTTAGAATTAATCGTGGAGAATCTTTGGTGATTATCGGTCCAACCGGTTCCGGAAAATCTACCCTCGTATGGCTTTTCCTGCGCTTCTATGATGTAGAAAAAGGAACGATCTATTTAAATGGTATGGACATAAAGACCATTGACTGCAAGACATTGAGAGACAATATTGCCTTAGCTCCACAAAAGAGCATGCTGTTTACTGGAACTGTCTTGGAAAATATAGCTTGGGGCAATCCAATAGCTACTAGAGAGGAAATAATCAACGCCGCTCGAGCTGCTCAGGCTGATAAATTTATTCAGAGCATGCCTGCTCAATATGAAAGTCACTTAGGTCAGGGTGGGGTCAACCTTTCTGGAGGTCAAAAACAACGCATTTCAATCGCCAGGGCTTTGGTTAAGAAAGCACCAGTTTTGATTTTAGACGACTGCACCAGTGCTCTTGATGCGGTTACAGAAGCTAAAGTCAGACACGGTTTGAAAACTTTAGATAAAGAAAAGACCATAATTTTAATAACTCAAAGAATAGGGACCGCAATGTTTGCCGACAAGATCCTCGTGCTTGACGACGGTAAAAAGGTTGGACTTGGCAGCCATGAAGAACTGCTCCACTCATGTGAAACCTACCAGGGAATTTTTCACTCACAAATTGGCCGTGACTTGAAGGTGACAAATAATGGCTGAAAATAAAAATTTCGATAATATGCCAAATTTGGGAAAAATGGGCGGAGGTGGCCCCCGGCGGTTTGCTCCCATAGCCAAGCCCAAAAATACAAAAGCCACTCTGTTTCGGCTTCTCAATGTCTTTCTGTTGTGGCGCAGGTCTTTTTTGGTAGCAGTAGCGCTGACAATTTTATCATCAACAGTTTCTCTTCTGACACCATGGTTATTGGGTAAAGCAATCAACACCTTCAATACAACCACCAATTCAGTTGATACGCCTCTCTTGAAACTCATTATTTTAGCCCTTGTCTCATGCTACTTGGTAAGTTGGGTTATTGATACATTTAACGGTGTATTGATGGCAAAGGTTACCCAGGAACTGATTAAGCATATTAGGAATGAATCCTTTGCGAAGCTGCAGAGAATTCCCTTGAACTTTTATGACAGAAGGTCACATGGGGATACAATGAGTAGGATAACCAATGACGTGGACAATATCAGCACGACGATTTCGCAAACAACTACCCAGTTAATAGCCAGTATTTTTACTATAACAGGCTCGTGTGTAATGATGCTGATTCTGAGTCCGGCGTTAACTCTTGTTGCTATGGTTTCAATTCCCTTGTTTTTGGTTTTGACAAAGACTATTGCCCGTCGCAGCCGCGAGTATTTTTTAGGACAGCAACAAAAATTAGGGGACTTAAACGGAGTCATTGAAGAGAACATTGTTAGCTTAAAAATGGTAAAAGCTTTTAATCAACAACAAACTGTCTTAGCTGATTTTAATCGTCTGAATAGGGAGCTTTGCAGCTATTCTACTAAGGCCCAGATTTGGTCAGGCTTAATGATGCCGTTCATGAACGTCATCAATAACCTCAGCTTTACGTTTATTGCCTGTGCAGGAGGGATTCTTTCAGTAAGGGGCGTGATAACTGTCGGGGTAGTGGTGAGCTTTCTTACCTATTCGAAACAGTTTGGACAGCCGCTGAATAGTATAGCCGGAATGTTTAACAACATTCAGTCTGCTTTAGCCGGTGCAGAAAGAGTTTTTGAAATAATGGATGAAGAGGAGGAAGCTCCTGACAAAGAGAGTGTAAAAGAGTCGTTTAATCCCAAAGGTGAGGTAGAGTTTCGCAACGTGTCTTTTTCATATAATCCCGGCAGTCCGGTTTTAAATAATATTTGTTTTAAGGTCAGACCAGGAGAAGTGATTGCCTTGGTTGGTGAAACCGGAGCTGGGAAAACGACCATTGTAAACCTTTTAACGCGCTTTTATGAGTTAGACCAAGGGAAAATTCTGATCGACAATACCGATATAACTGAAATTTCCCGAGCGAGTCTTAGAAACTGCTTTTCTGTCGTTTTGCAGGATACCTGTCTTTTTACAGGTACGATTTATGAAAATATCAGATATTCAAACCCGGATGCTTCAAAAAAGGAGGTTCGAGAAGCTGCTAAGTTGGCTCATGCTGATGATTTTATCTCTCGTTTGCCCAAGGGGTATGACACGATTGTAACAGGCAGTACAGATAACCTGAGTCAGGGACAACGCCAGTTGCTGGCCATTGCCAGAGCTATTCTCTGTAATGCTCCGATTTTAATATTGGATGAAGCTACAAGTAGTGTGGATACAAAGACTGAAAAAGAGATTCAGCATGCCTTGTTAACCCTTATGAATAATCGAACCAGTTTTTTGATTGCTCATCGACTTTCGACAATTCGCGATGCTGACAAAATAATGGTCATTGGCCGGGGGGAGATATTGGAGAGCGGAACTCATAGTGAACTTATGAAAAATAAGAGCACATATTTTGAAATGGTAACAAGTCAGATGGGAAGTACCTCTTTCGGAGTTGGATGTGAGATTGGAATAGAGCAAGCTCAGACTACATATAAGTAGGGTAAGAACTCCGCCAGGGGGGCATGACATGAAGAAAAGAGGATTATGGTTAATCATGGTAATCAGCATCGTGCTGATCGGGGTATTACTAGGACGCTATTTTTGGCAGCCAGAGCCCAAAGATTTAGTCACGCACGGTTTAGAAAGACTAAACGCAGCGACCTCTTTTCGCTACAGTTTAATCCAGCATCAATGGGTGGATGGAAAAGATCGCGTACTCACTCACATTCTAGGAGAAAAGGACGGTGGGAATACTCGAATCTTGGGTCAGCTGGTTGGGAGCGAAGTTGAAATGATCAAAATTGGGGATTCTACCTATAGCAGAGATCCTTTTGGCAAGAAATGGATCAGATTTGCAAATGCTCCAGCAGCCCAGGAGGTCTTTCTGGCGGAGCTCAACCCCTTATCTTCGCTTCAAATGAAAGAGCTTGGAGAGGTGATGCTTAGCGGTCAAGAGAAAGTAAACGGACAGAAAGTATGGGTATGTCAGTTACAACCTAGTGTACAGAATCAAATGATGGAGGTATTTTGGACAGATTTCCGGTATACGCTTTATATTCGCAAGTCTGATAAAACTCTCGTAAAAGCGACAATTGAAGCGAAGAATAAAGCTAAGTCCGACCCCATGACGATGACACTCGAGTTTAAAGATATTGGTAAGAAAATAGCTATTGCACCACCGGATATTCAATAATAGTTCTAAATAAAAAGCGTGTTTGGCAGTATTCCTTAATGGTATACTGCCTATTTTAACTTCTACGTTTAATTAAAAAGTTATTATCACTATTTTCAGCAGAAAAGTGTTTGCACAATGGACAAGCCTCTGGTATAGTTTTGGCATGAGTTTTTCGGAGATGTAAAATGATTTCGTTTTAATAGTAAGTATAGTGGAGGTGCCTTCGATGGAAGAATATATTTCAAAAGTGTTAATTTCAAGAGAACAATTAAGTAAGCGGGTCGCAGAATTAGGAGCACAAATCACCCGCGATTACGAAGGAAAGAATCTTCTGGTTCTTGGGATCTTAAAAGGCGCTGTCCCCTTTATGTCTGACCTTATCCGAGAAATCAAACTGCCTTTAGCCTATGATTTTATGGCTTTATCTAGTTATGGGGCCTCCACGAAGTCATCTGGTGTTGTGAGGATTCTTAAAGATTTAGAGCGCAGTGTAGAAGGGGTTCATATTTTAGTGGCTGAGGATATTGTGGATACGGGATTGACATTAAAGTACTTAAAAGATAATTTAATCGCTCGAAATCCTTTGAGTGTTAAAGTGGTTACACTCCTTGATAAGGCCGCACGAAGACAAGTTGATGTCTATCCGGATTATAACGGATTTTCCATTCCCGATGAATTTGTGGTTGGCTATGGATTGGATTTTAATGAAGAATATCGCAATTTGCCTTATGTTGGGGTCTTAAAACAAGAAGCTTATGAAATAATTTAATTAAGAATGGTGATGAATTTTTTATGACACAAGAAGTCATTTTAGTCCTGGATTTTGGAGGACAGTATAATCAACTTATTGCTCGGCGCGTTCGTGAGGCACGTGTGTATTCTGAAATGATTTCTTATAAAACCTCCGTTGAGGAGATTAAAGCCCGTCAGCCAAAAGGTATTATTTTCTCAGGCGGGCCGGCAAGTGTTAATCAGCCCAATGCCCCCAAAGTAGATCCCGAGATCTATTCTTTAGGAATTCCCATCTTGGGAATTTGCTATGGCATGCAGTTAATGACAGTACAATTAGGTGGGAGTGTTGAACATCCTGAAGCTCGTGAGTATGGAAAAGCGATGCTTGAAATCGATAAGGCAGCAGATCTCTGGAAAGGCTTGGAGGGTGAACGTCCTTGTTGGATGAGCCATGGTGATTCTGTAAAGACCTTGCCCGAAGGATTTGAAGTTGCTGCCCATACGAAATATACTCCTGTTGCAGCCATGATGGATGAAAAGCGACATTTCTATGGAGTCCAGTTCCATCCGGAAGTAAAGCATACACCCGATGGGCAAAATATGTTGGAAAAATTTCTTTTTGATATTTGCCATTGTACCGGAGATTGGACTATGGAGTCTTTTATTGAGCTTCAGGTTGCAGAGATTCGGGCTAAAGTTGGAAATAGGCGGGTTCTTTGCGCTTTGAGCGGCGGAGTTGATTCTTCAGTTGCGGCGGCTTTGGTACACCGGGCTATTGGGGATCAATTGACTTGTGTTTTTGTAGATCACGGTTTTATGCGCAAAAATGAGGCGGAACAGGTTAAGAAGGTTTTTACTGAACAATTTCAATTGAATTTAGTCTTTATCGATGTCCGAGAGCGGTTTATGAAAAAACTTGAAGGAGTTTCTGACCCGGAAACGAAACGGAAATCTATTGGCAATGAGTTTATTCGTGTTTTTGAAGTTGAGGCTGCCAAGCTGGGAAAAGTTGATTTCTTGGTTCAAGGTACTCTTTATCCGGATATAGTGGAAAGCGGGACAGAGACTGCGGAAACCATTAAAAGTCATCATAACGTGGGCGGTTTGCCGGAGGACATGCAATTCGAGCTTGTTGAGCCCTTACGAATGCTCTTTAAAGACGAAGTGCGGGAACTTGGCCTAGAACTGGGAATGAGCGAGGAAATCGTCTGGCGCCAGCCTTTCCCAGGGCCTGGACTGGCAATTCGAATTTTAGGAGAAGTAACCCAAGAGAAGTTGGATATATTACGGGAAGCAGATGCGATTATTTTAGAAGAAATCCGTCGCTCAGGATTATATCGAGAACTCTGGCAAAGTTTTGCTGTACTTCCTACCATTAAGAGTGTCGGAGTAATGGGGGATGGCCGTACTTATGAATATCCCATTATTCTAAGAGCGGTTACCAGTGAAGATGCTATGACAGCAGATTGGGCCAGACTCCCTTACGACCTTCTCCATGACATATCTTCCAGGATTGTCAACGAAGTTAAGGGTGTTAATCGTGTCGTTTACGACATCACCTCCAAGCCCCCGGGAACCATTGAGTGGGAATAATGAGACATACAGAGTCCGGTAAAAATTTCTATCGGGCTCATTTTTTATTTGTCCCCAACACCAATCAAAAGATTTCGAGATTATATACTAAATAAATCAATATTTTGTCCTCTAATCGGATAATTTGGCAGGAATTTACGAATTGAAAGAGAATTGCTGAAAAAGTGAAGGAACAGTAACGGTTTATGTTTAGCAGGAGTGCTTATAGAGAAACTGAATTAAAGGGGGGAATCTGGTCTCTACCTTTGTAGAATCAGTGATAATGAAAATGACATTAGCAAAAAAGATGATTTTTTATTTTTTATTGGTCATTGTGGCAGCAACCGGAGGATTTGCTTTCGCCATTTATGGAAGTAATAAGGCGGAAATATCGGTTGATAATTTAAGGGGTTATGAAACTCCGCGATTAGAAAAGAATAATGAAATCGCCTACAATGCTTTGGCTCAGTCCTCAAATTTGCGTGGGTATATCCTTTATGGACAAGAACAATATCTCAATGAATATAGGCGATTAGCAGAGTTGAATGCTAAGCTGGAGGAAGAGCTCATTAATGAGG
This Desulfosporosinus orientis DSM 765 DNA region includes the following protein-coding sequences:
- a CDS encoding ABC transporter ATP-binding protein, with translation MAENKNFDNMPNLGKMGGGGPRRFAPIAKPKNTKATLFRLLNVFLLWRRSFLVAVALTILSSTVSLLTPWLLGKAINTFNTTTNSVDTPLLKLIILALVSCYLVSWVIDTFNGVLMAKVTQELIKHIRNESFAKLQRIPLNFYDRRSHGDTMSRITNDVDNISTTISQTTTQLIASIFTITGSCVMMLILSPALTLVAMVSIPLFLVLTKTIARRSREYFLGQQQKLGDLNGVIEENIVSLKMVKAFNQQQTVLADFNRLNRELCSYSTKAQIWSGLMMPFMNVINNLSFTFIACAGGILSVRGVITVGVVVSFLTYSKQFGQPLNSIAGMFNNIQSALAGAERVFEIMDEEEEAPDKESVKESFNPKGEVEFRNVSFSYNPGSPVLNNICFKVRPGEVIALVGETGAGKTTIVNLLTRFYELDQGKILIDNTDITEISRASLRNCFSVVLQDTCLFTGTIYENIRYSNPDASKKEVREAAKLAHADDFISRLPKGYDTIVTGSTDNLSQGQRQLLAIARAILCNAPILILDEATSSVDTKTEKEIQHALLTLMNNRTSFLIAHRLSTIRDADKIMVIGRGEILESGTHSELMKNKSTYFEMVTSQMGSTSFGVGCEIGIEQAQTTYK
- the hpt gene encoding hypoxanthine phosphoribosyltransferase; this translates as MEEYISKVLISREQLSKRVAELGAQITRDYEGKNLLVLGILKGAVPFMSDLIREIKLPLAYDFMALSSYGASTKSSGVVRILKDLERSVEGVHILVAEDIVDTGLTLKYLKDNLIARNPLSVKVVTLLDKAARRQVDVYPDYNGFSIPDEFVVGYGLDFNEEYRNLPYVGVLKQEAYEII
- the guaA gene encoding glutamine-hydrolyzing GMP synthase — protein: MTQEVILVLDFGGQYNQLIARRVREARVYSEMISYKTSVEEIKARQPKGIIFSGGPASVNQPNAPKVDPEIYSLGIPILGICYGMQLMTVQLGGSVEHPEAREYGKAMLEIDKAADLWKGLEGERPCWMSHGDSVKTLPEGFEVAAHTKYTPVAAMMDEKRHFYGVQFHPEVKHTPDGQNMLEKFLFDICHCTGDWTMESFIELQVAEIRAKVGNRRVLCALSGGVDSSVAAALVHRAIGDQLTCVFVDHGFMRKNEAEQVKKVFTEQFQLNLVFIDVRERFMKKLEGVSDPETKRKSIGNEFIRVFEVEAAKLGKVDFLVQGTLYPDIVESGTETAETIKSHHNVGGLPEDMQFELVEPLRMLFKDEVRELGLELGMSEEIVWRQPFPGPGLAIRILGEVTQEKLDILREADAIILEEIRRSGLYRELWQSFAVLPTIKSVGVMGDGRTYEYPIILRAVTSEDAMTADWARLPYDLLHDISSRIVNEVKGVNRVVYDITSKPPGTIEWE